One segment of Paenibacillus sp. FSL R7-0337 DNA contains the following:
- the ctaD gene encoding cytochrome c oxidase subunit I has product MDWITTVDHKKIAILYLWAGGLFFGIGGLEAILIRIQLIKPMNTFLDAQTFNELITMHGTTMIFLGVMPVIFALMNAVIPLQIGARDVAFPFLNSLGFWTFLFGGLLLNLSWVMGGAPDAGWTAYTPLSGKGYSASHGVDFYTIGLQIAGLGTLIGGINFLATIITMRAPGMSFMRMPMFAWATFITSAIILFAFPAVTVGLVLLTFDRILDANFFDVDGGGNPVLWQHIFWIFGHPEVYILILPAFGIISEVIPTFSRKRLFGYSSMVFATILIAFLGFMVWAHHMFTTGLGPVANALFSVSTMLIAVPTGIKIFNWLFTMWGGQVRFTTPNLFAAGFIPTFTMGGVTGVMLASAPADFQFHDTYFVVAHFHYVIVGGLVLGLFAGLHYWWPKMFGRMLSETLGKWTFWTFIIGFHLTFFVQHFLGLMGMQRRVFTYLPNQQFDTLNLVSTVGAFLMGVGMIIFLINVFLTSRRPADAPEDPWEDGRTLEWTIPSPPPEYNFKQTPLVRGLDAFWKEKMAGHKAMTPAEPIGPIHMPSATILPFLMSVGIFIAGLGFMFSRDEFSSSIMSFLFNNYIVTALGLLITFGSMLMRSLFDDHGWHIEPEELEEGEQR; this is encoded by the coding sequence ATGGACTGGATTACCACCGTCGACCACAAAAAAATAGCCATCCTGTATCTATGGGCCGGAGGCCTATTCTTCGGCATCGGTGGCCTGGAGGCAATCCTGATCCGTATTCAGCTGATCAAGCCGATGAATACCTTCCTGGATGCCCAGACCTTCAACGAGCTGATAACCATGCACGGCACGACCATGATCTTTCTTGGAGTCATGCCGGTTATTTTCGCGCTGATGAATGCGGTGATTCCGCTGCAGATCGGCGCGCGGGATGTCGCCTTTCCTTTTCTCAACTCGCTGGGCTTCTGGACCTTTCTGTTCGGCGGTCTTCTGCTGAACCTGAGCTGGGTCATGGGCGGCGCGCCTGATGCGGGCTGGACGGCTTATACCCCGCTATCAGGTAAGGGCTACAGCGCCTCGCATGGAGTGGACTTTTATACGATAGGACTGCAGATTGCCGGTCTCGGCACCCTGATTGGCGGGATTAACTTCCTGGCTACCATCATTACGATGCGCGCGCCAGGGATGTCCTTCATGCGGATGCCGATGTTCGCCTGGGCTACCTTTATTACCTCAGCCATTATTCTATTTGCCTTCCCTGCGGTTACAGTAGGACTTGTCCTGCTTACCTTCGACCGGATACTGGATGCCAACTTCTTCGATGTTGACGGTGGGGGCAATCCCGTGCTGTGGCAGCATATCTTCTGGATCTTCGGCCATCCCGAAGTGTATATTCTGATTCTTCCGGCCTTCGGCATCATCTCCGAGGTCATTCCGACCTTCTCGCGCAAGCGGCTGTTCGGGTACAGCTCTATGGTTTTTGCGACGATTCTGATCGCCTTCCTGGGCTTCATGGTCTGGGCGCATCATATGTTCACCACCGGCCTTGGTCCGGTAGCTAACGCCTTATTCTCCGTCTCTACCATGCTGATTGCCGTTCCGACCGGGATCAAGATCTTCAACTGGCTGTTCACCATGTGGGGCGGACAGGTACGGTTCACGACTCCGAATCTTTTCGCGGCCGGGTTCATTCCTACCTTCACGATGGGCGGGGTAACCGGGGTGATGCTGGCTTCCGCGCCGGCGGACTTCCAGTTCCATGATACGTACTTCGTGGTGGCGCATTTCCACTACGTCATTGTCGGCGGTCTAGTACTCGGGCTGTTCGCCGGGCTGCACTACTGGTGGCCGAAGATGTTCGGGCGCATGCTCAGCGAAACCTTGGGCAAGTGGACCTTCTGGACCTTCATTATCGGGTTCCACTTAACGTTCTTCGTGCAGCATTTCCTGGGGCTGATGGGGATGCAGCGGCGCGTGTTCACCTATTTGCCGAACCAGCAGTTCGATACGCTCAACCTGGTCAGTACAGTGGGAGCGTTCCTGATGGGAGTGGGCATGATTATCTTCCTTATAAATGTATTCTTGACCTCCAGACGGCCGGCGGATGCGCCGGAAGACCCGTGGGAAGACGGGCGGACGCTTGAATGGACGATACCTTCGCCGCCGCCGGAATATAACTTCAAGCAGACGCCGCTGGTGCGGGGCCTGGATGCCTTCTGGAAAGAGAAAATGGCCGGGCATAAAGCCATGACTCCTGCGGAGCCGATTGGCCCGATTCATATGCCGTCAGCCACGATTCTGCCGTTCCTGATGTCCGTCGGTATCTTCATTGCGGGCCTTGGCTTCATGTTCAGCCGCGATGAATTCAGCAGCAGCATCATGAGTTTCCTGTTCAATAACTATATTGTTACGGCGCTGGGGCTTCTTATTACCTTCGGATCGATGCTGATGCGGTCGCTGTTCGACGATCACGGCTGGCATATTGAACCCGAAGAGCTGGAAGAAGGTGAGCAGAGATGA
- the coxB gene encoding cytochrome c oxidase subunit II has product MMKTWQAGKRLLPMTAALGLLLAGCGREDLSVLRPQGPVAESSYGLMKLSITIMIVVLLIVFSIAAYVWIRFRRKKDQDEIPKQVEGSFKLEVLWTVIPLILVIVLAIPTVKVVFAAGNDHSDDKDAIKVKVTGHQYWWEFEYTDYGITTAQDLIIPTGKHIAFELSTKDVLHSFWVPSLAGKMDTNPDGTVNRFSFSAPNEGVYRGKCAELCGPSHGFMEFKVKSVSGEAFDKWVASMKAPESVMPEDPVLAEKFKSQCLTCHAIGSMPASPVAPSLTGIGSRESVAGILLNDDTREDGAPILENLKTWLNDPQSVKPGNKMPNPKDMGLSDEEIDGIAEYLAGYTLE; this is encoded by the coding sequence ATGATGAAAACGTGGCAGGCTGGTAAGCGGCTTCTTCCCATGACCGCAGCGCTTGGACTCCTTCTGGCCGGATGCGGGCGGGAGGACTTGTCGGTACTCAGACCGCAGGGACCCGTAGCGGAAAGCTCTTACGGACTGATGAAGCTGTCGATCACGATCATGATCGTGGTGCTGCTGATCGTCTTCTCCATTGCGGCTTATGTATGGATTCGCTTCCGCCGGAAGAAGGATCAGGATGAGATTCCGAAGCAGGTGGAGGGCAGCTTCAAGCTGGAGGTGCTGTGGACGGTCATCCCGCTTATTCTCGTCATTGTGCTGGCGATTCCCACGGTGAAGGTGGTGTTCGCTGCCGGCAATGATCATTCGGATGACAAGGACGCCATCAAGGTCAAGGTGACCGGCCACCAGTACTGGTGGGAGTTCGAATATACGGATTACGGAATAACGACCGCGCAGGATCTGATTATTCCTACTGGCAAGCATATTGCCTTCGAGCTGAGTACCAAGGATGTGCTGCATTCCTTCTGGGTACCCTCGCTTGCCGGGAAAATGGACACCAATCCCGACGGCACGGTGAACCGCTTCAGCTTCAGTGCGCCGAATGAAGGCGTTTACCGGGGGAAATGCGCGGAGCTGTGCGGACCCTCACACGGGTTCATGGAGTTTAAGGTGAAGTCGGTCAGCGGTGAGGCCTTTGACAAGTGGGTGGCTTCGATGAAGGCGCCGGAGTCGGTGATGCCGGAAGACCCGGTACTGGCCGAGAAGTTCAAGTCCCAGTGCCTGACTTGCCACGCGATTGGCAGCATGCCCGCATCACCGGTGGCTCCCAGCCTGACCGGAATTGGCTCCCGTGAATCGGTTGCGGGAATTCTGCTTAATGATGACACCCGTGAAGACGGGGCGCCAATCCTGGAGAATCTGAAGACTTGGCTGAATGATCCGCAGAGTGTGAAGCCCGGCAACAAGATGCCGAACCCGAAGGATATGGGCTTAAGTGATGAAGAGATCGACGGCATTGCCGAATATCTGGCCGGTTATACGCTGGAATAG
- a CDS encoding diacylglycerol kinase family protein — MYLFIINSRSGGGAGRRTWHTVQALLAARAVPYEALFTQSADSAESQVLQALARSEDWRAAIVVGGDGTIHSVLGALRRRNVPLGVIPAGSGNDTARGFSIPLAPEAALDHALQERWIEADLLNAAGSLTLTAVASGFDAQVAVNVNGSRYKRLCNAIGAGRLAYIIGVLHTLMTFKPCRVSVTCDGKEQAFDQAWLVSVCNLPSYGGGLLICPQAESGDGLLDVCVVHGVSRGQLLRLFPTVVKGRHTKLPYVTMLRGRSVAVHFAQPRHAIGDGEALGTAPLAVACEPGALRVLSLLAAAGAPGEAGPGSSHASI, encoded by the coding sequence ATGTATTTGTTCATCATAAATTCCCGCTCCGGCGGCGGAGCGGGGCGCCGGACCTGGCACACCGTACAGGCCTTGCTTGCGGCGCGGGCTGTTCCCTATGAAGCGCTGTTCACCCAGAGCGCTGACAGCGCAGAGAGTCAGGTGCTTCAGGCGCTGGCCCGCAGCGAAGACTGGCGCGCTGCCATCGTTGTCGGCGGCGACGGCACGATCCACAGTGTGCTAGGCGCACTGCGGCGCAGGAATGTCCCGCTGGGGGTCATCCCGGCGGGTTCGGGCAATGACACCGCGCGCGGGTTCAGCATCCCGCTCGCGCCCGAGGCAGCGCTGGATCATGCGCTGCAGGAGCGCTGGATCGAAGCCGATCTGCTCAACGCGGCAGGTAGCCTCACCCTGACCGCGGTAGCCAGCGGCTTCGACGCGCAGGTGGCCGTCAATGTGAACGGCAGCCGCTACAAGCGGCTGTGTAACGCCATTGGCGCCGGGCGCCTAGCCTATATCATCGGCGTTCTGCATACGCTGATGACCTTCAAGCCCTGCCGCGTCAGCGTGACCTGCGACGGCAAGGAGCAGGCCTTCGATCAGGCGTGGCTGGTCTCGGTCTGCAACCTGCCCAGCTACGGCGGCGGGCTGCTGATCTGCCCGCAGGCGGAATCAGGCGATGGCCTGCTTGACGTCTGCGTCGTGCACGGGGTCAGCCGCGGGCAATTGCTGCGGCTGTTCCCGACGGTGGTGAAGGGCAGGCACACGAAGCTGCCCTATGTCACCATGCTTCGCGGTCGCAGCGTAGCCGTCCACTTCGCGCAGCCGCGCCACGCCATCGGCGATGGCGAAGCGCTCGGCACGGCGCCGCTGGCCGTGGCTTGCGAGCCGGGCGCGCTGCGCGTGCTCTCGCTGCTGGCGGCAGCCGGGGCGCCGGGCGAAGCCGGGCCCGGTTCCAGTCACGCCAGCATCTAG
- the ctaG gene encoding cytochrome c oxidase assembly factor CtaG: MPGLQYFSFTELWSPLFLALMLLLTAGYFVLIGPLASRFEGSTAVPFWRRGLFLCGILALYLAQGGPVSLLGHILFSFHMVSMALSYLVAVPLIMLGIPDWCWRALLRVNPLKGLAFLAKPVVAALLFNGLFSLYHIPAIHDYVMLHFTVHRLYYGVLFLTSALMWWNLINPLPEYRALSGLGQVGFIFLNMVLLTPACGLIIFAGSPLYATYSDPGTWAKAMGYCVPQSPAALLQAFGGPGFFGSLSPKVDQQVGGIVMKFIQEFIFASMLAYVFYHWYKKENGQEDTDVSASPSALAEEV, encoded by the coding sequence ATACCGGGATTGCAATATTTCAGCTTTACGGAACTATGGAGTCCGCTGTTTCTGGCCCTGATGCTCCTCCTGACTGCCGGATATTTTGTGCTGATCGGTCCGCTGGCCTCCCGTTTTGAGGGCAGCACTGCAGTCCCCTTCTGGCGGAGGGGGCTGTTCTTATGCGGAATACTAGCCCTCTATCTGGCGCAGGGGGGACCGGTCAGTCTGCTGGGACATATCTTATTTTCCTTCCATATGGTCAGTATGGCCTTATCCTATCTGGTGGCGGTTCCGCTGATTATGCTCGGTATTCCCGACTGGTGCTGGCGCGCTCTGCTGCGGGTGAATCCGCTGAAGGGACTGGCTTTTCTTGCTAAGCCGGTGGTGGCGGCCCTGCTCTTCAATGGCCTGTTCTCGCTCTACCATATCCCCGCCATCCATGATTATGTCATGCTGCATTTCACCGTTCACCGTCTGTATTATGGCGTCCTGTTCCTGACCTCGGCGCTGATGTGGTGGAATCTGATCAACCCCTTGCCGGAATACCGGGCGCTTAGCGGTCTGGGGCAGGTGGGCTTCATATTTCTGAACATGGTGCTGCTGACACCGGCCTGCGGGCTGATAATCTTTGCGGGCTCTCCCCTCTATGCTACATATAGCGACCCGGGCACCTGGGCGAAGGCGATGGGCTACTGTGTTCCGCAGAGTCCGGCTGCATTACTGCAGGCTTTTGGCGGTCCCGGCTTCTTTGGATCTCTCTCCCCCAAGGTAGATCAGCAGGTTGGCGGCATCGTGATGAAATTTATTCAGGAATTTATTTTCGCCTCGATGCTTGCTTATGTGTTCTATCATTGGTATAAAAAAGAGAACGGACAAGAGGACACAGATGTGTCCGCGTCACCCTCTGCACTGGCGGAGGAGGTCTGA
- a CDS encoding cytochrome c oxidase subunit 3 has protein sequence MTTAHAEAADGILPHEPEKATLEGRNKVLAFWLFLGGEAVLFGTLFATFLALRNQTNEGPTAAELFHLPLVAAATLLLLVSSLTSVFAIQAMHRGNVAQLRNWLLVTVLLGLAFLILEIYEFSVYIRHEEFGMTTSAFSSAFYTLVGFHGAHVAFGILWIAVLIGQLLHKGLTVVTAPKIYVSAMYWHFIDVVWVFIFTVVYLLGKVG, from the coding sequence ATGACAACGGCACATGCTGAAGCAGCGGACGGTATACTCCCGCATGAACCTGAGAAAGCGACCCTGGAAGGACGCAACAAAGTGCTGGCCTTCTGGCTGTTCCTCGGGGGGGAAGCGGTGCTCTTCGGCACCCTGTTCGCTACCTTCCTGGCCCTGCGCAATCAGACGAATGAGGGACCCACGGCGGCTGAGCTGTTCCACCTGCCGCTGGTTGCAGCAGCGACCCTTCTCCTCCTGGTCAGCAGTCTGACCAGTGTGTTCGCCATTCAGGCCATGCACCGGGGAAATGTGGCCCAGCTCCGGAACTGGCTGCTGGTGACCGTCCTGCTTGGCCTTGCATTCCTGATCCTGGAGATCTACGAGTTCAGTGTATATATCCGGCATGAGGAATTCGGGATGACGACGAGTGCGTTCAGCTCGGCCTTTTATACGCTGGTCGGGTTCCACGGTGCCCATGTTGCCTTCGGGATTCTGTGGATTGCCGTGCTGATCGGACAATTGCTGCATAAAGGCTTGACGGTCGTTACTGCACCGAAGATCTACGTGTCGGCGATGTATTGGCATTTCATTGATGTGGTATGGGTCTTTATCTTCACAGTCGTATACCTGCTCGGAAAGGTGGGGTGA
- a CDS encoding TrmB family transcriptional regulator has protein sequence MEQLLLHLRNLGFTEMESKIMVELATKGQASGYEVAKQLGVSRSNVYAALQRLTQQGYVRCGEGEPARYSVLDPEELATMISGRVQASLAYMESEMPRGGPVSPSFYNVEGDRNVIGELVRQLNLAAQEIVVDVWREEASLLRSELEQAEKRGVKLLWAFDGGDAVPAPYPVWPPLPGKPERSGGRKFSFVVDRSWCMLGMRYEDGSAQAVITEHPVLVELLLKSFTQELVLFELEEDMGPELQRRYGERYSRIYSKYVLHDQEESGEKPEE, from the coding sequence ATGGAACAGTTGCTGCTGCATCTGCGCAATTTGGGTTTCACAGAGATGGAATCCAAAATTATGGTTGAGCTGGCCACCAAGGGCCAGGCTTCGGGCTACGAAGTGGCAAAGCAGCTAGGAGTATCAAGATCGAACGTATACGCGGCGCTTCAGCGCCTGACTCAGCAAGGCTACGTGCGCTGCGGAGAAGGGGAGCCGGCACGCTACAGTGTGCTGGACCCGGAAGAGCTGGCCACGATGATATCCGGCCGGGTGCAGGCCTCACTTGCTTATATGGAGAGTGAAATGCCGCGCGGGGGTCCGGTCAGCCCCTCCTTCTACAACGTGGAGGGTGACCGGAATGTAATTGGAGAGCTGGTCCGCCAGCTGAATCTTGCCGCTCAGGAGATTGTAGTGGATGTGTGGCGGGAGGAAGCCTCGCTGCTGCGCAGTGAGCTTGAGCAGGCGGAGAAGCGCGGAGTGAAGCTGCTCTGGGCTTTTGACGGCGGTGACGCTGTACCGGCACCTTATCCGGTATGGCCGCCCCTGCCGGGCAAGCCGGAACGCAGCGGAGGCCGGAAGTTCTCCTTCGTCGTGGACCGGAGCTGGTGCATGCTCGGCATGCGTTATGAGGACGGGAGCGCCCAGGCTGTGATTACTGAGCATCCGGTGCTGGTGGAGCTGCTGCTCAAATCTTTTACACAGGAATTGGTATTGTTCGAGCTTGAGGAAGATATGGGCCCCGAACTGCAGCGGCGCTACGGGGAGCGCTACAGCCGGATCTACAGCAAATATGTGCTGCATGATCAGGAGGAATCCGGAGAAAAGCCGGAGGAATAG
- a CDS encoding GTP pyrophosphokinase family protein — MQKWQINEDFAKQVENFKALPALYRHALNELENKIDIIRTEWQVRDGFSPIEHVKCRIKEPKSIVQKMQRKGYELNLDNMEQHIHDIAGMRIVCAFVKDIYRLVDHLCAREDIRVLEIKDYIAHPKPNGYQSLHLIVAIPLVLLDGTRWVKAEMQLRTLAMDFWASMEHILYYKFDKQLPSHVAEELKEAARAADELDQKMLRLRREILELSEGSGGNES, encoded by the coding sequence ATGCAGAAGTGGCAGATTAACGAGGATTTTGCCAAGCAGGTTGAGAATTTCAAGGCTTTGCCGGCGCTGTACCGCCATGCTCTGAATGAGCTTGAGAATAAAATCGATATCATCCGGACCGAGTGGCAGGTGCGTGACGGCTTCAGTCCGATCGAGCATGTGAAGTGCCGGATCAAAGAACCGAAGAGCATTGTACAAAAGATGCAGCGTAAGGGCTACGAACTTAACCTGGATAATATGGAACAGCACATCCATGATATTGCGGGGATGCGGATTGTCTGCGCCTTCGTGAAGGATATCTACAGGCTGGTGGATCACCTGTGCGCCCGCGAGGATATCCGTGTGCTTGAGATTAAGGACTACATCGCCCATCCGAAGCCGAACGGTTACCAGAGCCTGCACCTTATCGTGGCTATACCACTAGTGTTGCTGGATGGCACACGCTGGGTGAAGGCAGAGATGCAGCTGCGTACGCTAGCCATGGATTTCTGGGCGAGCATGGAGCATATTCTCTACTATAAATTCGACAAACAGCTGCCCTCCCATGTGGCCGAGGAGCTGAAGGAAGCCGCCCGTGCCGCCGATGAGCTCGACCAGAAGATGCTCCGTCTGCGCCGGGAGATCCTGGAGCTGTCAGAAGGCAGCGGCGGTAACGAGTCTTAA
- a CDS encoding DUF420 domain-containing protein: protein MDIFTLFPTISTSFIVISAVLVAIGWRQIIQGKREAHKKTMIAAAVAAILFFLVYSSRTVFVGNTSWGGPDELTTIYHVFLIFHIVLATVAAVFGITTLTLGFKAKYAKHRKWGRVTAVIWFITAITGVAVYVLLYIFYPGGHTKPVWEIILGA, encoded by the coding sequence ATGGATATTTTCACATTGTTTCCTACGATCAGCACATCGTTCATCGTCATAAGCGCGGTGCTGGTGGCAATCGGCTGGAGACAGATCATTCAAGGCAAACGCGAAGCGCACAAGAAGACGATGATTGCGGCTGCAGTGGCAGCGATTCTGTTCTTCCTGGTGTACTCGTCAAGAACGGTGTTCGTAGGCAATACCTCCTGGGGCGGCCCGGATGAGCTGACGACGATCTACCATGTCTTCCTGATCTTCCACATCGTGCTGGCTACCGTCGCTGCTGTATTCGGCATCACCACGCTGACGCTCGGCTTCAAGGCCAAGTATGCCAAGCACCGCAAGTGGGGCAGAGTGACCGCTGTCATCTGGTTCATCACCGCCATCACCGGAGTCGCCGTCTATGTATTGCTGTATATCTTCTATCCGGGCGGCCATACCAAGCCGGTCTGGGAAATCATCCTGGGCGCGTAA
- a CDS encoding membrane protein, translating to MSPFRSSTGLPDNIAAALCYFFPFIGAIIFLALEKRSRFVLFHSLQSLIAFGVLMIAHVLSGFIPLLGDVVGALISLCSFAVWLLMIYHALGSRWFKLPWVGEIAESQLRQL from the coding sequence TTGTCGCCTTTCAGATCTTCGACCGGACTGCCCGATAACATTGCTGCCGCTTTGTGTTATTTCTTCCCGTTTATCGGGGCGATTATTTTCCTCGCACTGGAGAAGCGCAGCCGCTTCGTTCTGTTCCACTCGCTTCAATCCCTGATTGCCTTCGGAGTGCTTATGATCGCTCATGTGCTCAGCGGCTTCATTCCGCTTCTCGGTGATGTGGTAGGCGCCCTGATCTCCCTTTGCAGCTTCGCGGTCTGGCTCCTGATGATCTACCATGCCCTGGGCAGCAGATGGTTCAAGCTCCCTTGGGTCGGGGAGATCGCCGAAAGCCAGCTGCGGCAGCTGTAG
- a CDS encoding MBL fold metallo-hydrolase, producing MDDSWFTVTAIDNSTFAISEYGHWEQVHSFLLLGADRAALIDTGLGIGNIRSITSQLTRLPIDVLTSHVHTDHIGSHGEFGRILVHEGDQHWLIHGIQGLSLEQIRRNIGRDITRQTPAGFNPSTYTPFQGEPAGLLHDGDTVDLGSGRIITVYHTPGHSPGHLCFFDNQRGFLFSGDLLYDTMPVYAFYPSTNPAELTRSLIRISEISGVRKVYGSHYTLGLEPEILQEAKRAALNLQEQGLDHFGTGIHRFNGFSVQF from the coding sequence ATGGATGATTCTTGGTTCACGGTTACAGCAATCGATAATTCAACCTTCGCCATCAGCGAATACGGTCATTGGGAACAGGTACATTCCTTCCTGTTACTCGGAGCAGACCGGGCTGCACTGATCGACACAGGGCTTGGCATAGGGAATATCCGCAGCATCACCAGCCAGCTGACCAGGCTGCCCATAGATGTCCTTACTAGTCATGTTCATACTGATCATATAGGCAGCCATGGAGAATTCGGGCGGATTCTGGTGCATGAAGGTGATCAGCACTGGCTGATCCATGGTATCCAAGGCTTGTCTCTGGAGCAGATTAGGCGGAATATCGGCCGGGATATCACACGCCAGACACCTGCGGGATTCAATCCCTCTACCTACACACCTTTTCAAGGGGAACCGGCAGGATTGCTCCATGACGGAGATACGGTTGACCTGGGCAGCGGACGGATCATCACGGTATATCATACGCCCGGGCATTCACCAGGCCATCTATGCTTCTTTGATAATCAGCGGGGGTTTCTCTTCAGTGGCGATCTGCTCTATGACACCATGCCAGTCTACGCCTTCTACCCTTCCACGAATCCTGCTGAACTGACGCGCTCCCTGATACGCATTTCAGAGATTAGCGGCGTCCGCAAAGTATACGGCTCACATTATACTCTTGGACTTGAACCAGAGATTCTTCAAGAAGCAAAGCGTGCGGCTCTAAATCTGCAAGAGCAAGGGCTTGATCATTTTGGAACAGGAATCCACCGATTCAATGGTTTTAGTGTGCAGTTCTGA
- a CDS encoding cytochrome C oxidase subunit IV family protein, with product MTTKQPSSDSAVKHRHRPEGPQRHIVVFVFSVVLTLIAFAAVAAGGVNATFAIILLLVMAVLQVFLQMGFWMHLKDKGHMIPIIFMLGGFFIAGTCIVMALYWVWWD from the coding sequence ATGACGACGAAGCAGCCTTCTTCAGATTCTGCGGTGAAGCACCGGCACCGTCCGGAAGGACCGCAGCGGCATATTGTGGTGTTTGTGTTCTCCGTGGTGCTGACGCTGATCGCTTTTGCCGCGGTGGCGGCCGGAGGGGTGAATGCTACCTTTGCGATCATCCTGCTGCTGGTAATGGCTGTGCTGCAGGTGTTCCTGCAGATGGGCTTCTGGATGCATCTGAAGGACAAAGGGCATATGATCCCGATTATCTTCATGCTGGGCGGTTTTTTTATCGCAGGCACCTGTATTGTAATGGCACTCTATTGGGTATGGTGGGATTGA
- a CDS encoding zinc ribbon domain-containing protein, whose protein sequence is MNFLQRIKDGASRVSEKAQSSVEVSKLNGQISDIEHEMQVEFLKMGKLFYEGYRSRDMSVAEGQMIELARGCNKLQEQIEDVRSRIAELRNERLCACGQIVGLDANFCPHCGRKLEPRKPEDKEISLRKEPSSAAAATAAPSAVTVHTVLEHEDEEDQYYGEEELTEAERELARRPEARVQYAEVLPELEEEAELEEVDRMASGSDRSRREADELERERERQLELDRRIRDWKASEPAEERVAGDVDTREVVNCQICRADLPKGSMWCPRCGSEQI, encoded by the coding sequence ATGAATTTTCTGCAACGCATTAAAGACGGTGCCAGCCGGGTGAGTGAAAAAGCGCAAAGCTCGGTGGAAGTGAGCAAGCTGAATGGGCAGATTTCAGATATTGAGCATGAGATGCAGGTTGAATTTCTGAAAATGGGGAAGCTGTTCTACGAGGGGTATCGTTCAAGGGATATGTCGGTGGCTGAAGGCCAGATGATCGAGCTTGCGCGGGGCTGTAACAAGCTGCAGGAGCAGATCGAGGACGTACGCTCAAGAATTGCCGAACTGAGGAATGAACGCTTGTGCGCCTGCGGTCAGATCGTAGGGCTGGATGCCAATTTCTGTCCGCATTGCGGACGTAAGCTGGAACCACGCAAGCCGGAAGATAAGGAGATTTCACTGCGTAAAGAACCGTCTTCCGCGGCTGCCGCTACCGCAGCGCCATCTGCGGTTACCGTACATACGGTGCTGGAGCATGAAGATGAGGAAGACCAGTACTACGGCGAGGAAGAGCTGACCGAAGCGGAACGGGAGCTGGCGAGAAGACCCGAAGCGCGTGTGCAGTACGCGGAGGTGTTGCCTGAACTGGAAGAAGAGGCAGAGCTGGAGGAAGTCGACCGGATGGCTTCAGGTTCTGACCGGAGCCGCCGGGAGGCGGATGAGCTGGAACGGGAACGGGAGCGGCAACTGGAGCTGGACCGCCGGATCAGGGACTGGAAAGCAAGTGAGCCAGCCGAAGAACGGGTAGCCGGAGATGTGGATACACGGGAGGTCGTGAATTGCCAGATCTGCCGCGCCGACTTGCCGAAGGGCTCCATGTGGTGCCCGCGCTGCGGCTCGGAACAAATATAG
- a CDS encoding phosphotransferase, translating into MFLYLGESQYILRFTPGTLRTSEGVAAEIEWIRYLAEKGVSVSAPVRSVNGKDVERIHGNTMDFYAAAFNYAPGKKIGYPECLGNPMLYEQCGRITGRLHELTKRYKPVSRRHTWETNEYLMRAKDYLPAQLGPIIHALDGLKAELASLPVTSDNFGLIHGDINVGNFSVDESGRITLFDFDECQYSWYAEDIAIQLYYLLYVFGEDSRSERKAQYELFIRHFELGYTEDGRQLPDGWKSQLDLFLKLREIIVVVGMHRSWDITQADDWTRGFLQESTVRITKGISLIDGFGEEGQGS; encoded by the coding sequence ATATTCTTATATCTCGGTGAGTCCCAATATATTCTTCGCTTTACTCCGGGGACACTTCGTACCTCCGAGGGAGTTGCAGCCGAAATCGAATGGATTCGTTACCTAGCGGAGAAAGGGGTGTCAGTTTCAGCTCCGGTTCGATCGGTGAATGGAAAGGACGTTGAGCGTATTCATGGGAATACGATGGATTTTTACGCAGCAGCGTTCAATTATGCACCCGGCAAGAAGATTGGATATCCGGAATGCCTGGGGAACCCGATGCTATATGAACAATGTGGCCGTATTACAGGCCGGCTTCATGAACTGACTAAGCGGTACAAACCGGTATCCAGAAGGCATACCTGGGAGACTAATGAATACCTTATGCGGGCGAAAGATTATTTACCGGCACAGCTTGGGCCCATTATACATGCCCTTGATGGACTAAAAGCAGAGTTGGCCAGTCTGCCTGTCACCTCAGATAATTTTGGTTTAATTCATGGGGATATCAACGTAGGCAATTTCTCAGTGGATGAGTCAGGGCGGATCACGCTTTTTGATTTCGATGAGTGTCAGTACAGCTGGTATGCCGAGGATATTGCTATCCAGCTCTATTATTTACTATATGTATTTGGGGAAGATTCGAGGTCTGAACGTAAGGCGCAATACGAGCTTTTTATCCGGCATTTCGAGCTAGGCTACACGGAGGATGGCCGGCAGCTCCCCGATGGCTGGAAGAGTCAACTGGATTTGTTTCTTAAACTGCGTGAAATTATCGTAGTCGTCGGCATGCACCGGAGTTGGGATATAACACAGGCTGACGATTGGACCCGTGGGTTCTTGCAGGAGAGTACAGTGCGTATTACCAAGGGGATTTCGTTAATCGATGGGTTCGGCGAAGAGGGGCAAGGATCATAG